In the genome of Flaviflexus ciconiae, one region contains:
- a CDS encoding ABC transporter substrate-binding protein, with protein MKRRKTYSLVAASAAVALVLSACTSGGDEEETTTSGDDTTTSEDEGTGEGTDEGTDEGSGPGGTVAFTTGADEYAGYNGVLDSTYSTGNSVINDRLGVGFGYFNATGEWQNGTDLGSYEMISEEPLTVEYTINEEAVYQGGTSITCEDYYMDWVSQNPQWILDAQAEAGNTNDAGEGTPLFEHVSGPASYALAVPAGPECEPGDQSFTIEYNAPNPDWELVVSGALPSHVMAEKVGLSKEELFQAFKDEDFEVAQQVAEEWNNWYSETPGELPPIEETPSYGPFTYMEDGWQPGEYITLVPNPDWWGEAPGVEEFIFRFIAPEGQNQALQNEDVNVIEPQANQDALDALEAMDNVTVLSGSTLIWEHIDYNWAEGSVFSDANGGLELRQAFAYCVPRQDIVDRLVKPLDEDTIVMNAREYFPTDEDYDAVVEAAYDGSYDEVNIERAQELVAESGVENPTVRLGYSAPNQRRADTVALIQSSCAEAGITVEDIGASDFFAPGGGLDTGNYDAALFAWSGSGQVVSGRNIYHTDGQQNWHGWSNETVDAEWDKILGSLDPEVWLESKTIIEEELWNDLFGLPLYAHPGIAAHTTGLQNVERNVTQSGVVWNAEEWTW; from the coding sequence AAGGTACTGACGAAGGTACCGACGAGGGCTCCGGCCCCGGCGGCACCGTAGCCTTCACCACTGGTGCAGACGAGTACGCCGGCTACAACGGTGTTCTCGACTCCACCTACTCGACCGGCAACTCGGTCATTAACGACCGCCTTGGCGTTGGCTTCGGCTACTTCAACGCAACCGGCGAGTGGCAGAACGGCACGGACCTTGGTTCGTACGAGATGATCTCGGAAGAGCCGCTGACCGTTGAGTACACCATCAACGAAGAGGCCGTTTACCAGGGTGGTACCTCCATCACCTGTGAGGACTACTACATGGACTGGGTTTCCCAGAACCCGCAGTGGATCCTTGATGCTCAGGCAGAAGCTGGCAACACCAACGACGCTGGCGAGGGTACCCCGCTGTTCGAGCACGTCTCTGGCCCCGCCTCCTACGCACTCGCAGTTCCGGCTGGTCCCGAGTGTGAGCCCGGCGATCAGTCGTTCACCATTGAGTACAACGCTCCGAACCCGGACTGGGAGCTCGTTGTTTCCGGCGCCCTTCCCTCGCACGTCATGGCTGAGAAGGTCGGCCTGAGCAAGGAAGAGCTCTTCCAGGCATTCAAGGATGAGGACTTCGAGGTTGCCCAGCAGGTAGCTGAGGAGTGGAACAACTGGTACTCCGAGACCCCGGGCGAACTGCCCCCCATCGAAGAGACCCCCTCGTACGGCCCCTTCACCTACATGGAAGATGGCTGGCAGCCCGGCGAGTACATCACGCTCGTTCCGAACCCGGACTGGTGGGGCGAAGCCCCCGGCGTTGAGGAATTCATCTTCCGCTTCATCGCACCCGAGGGCCAGAACCAGGCTCTCCAGAACGAAGACGTTAACGTCATCGAGCCCCAGGCCAACCAGGACGCGCTTGACGCACTTGAGGCCATGGACAACGTGACCGTCCTTTCCGGATCGACCCTGATCTGGGAGCACATTGACTACAACTGGGCAGAGGGCTCCGTCTTCTCTGATGCCAACGGCGGCCTTGAGCTTCGCCAGGCATTCGCCTACTGCGTCCCCCGTCAGGACATCGTTGACCGTCTCGTGAAGCCCCTCGATGAGGACACGATCGTCATGAACGCTCGCGAGTACTTCCCGACCGACGAGGACTATGACGCAGTCGTTGAGGCTGCTTACGACGGCTCGTACGACGAGGTCAACATCGAGCGCGCTCAGGAGCTCGTCGCCGAGTCTGGCGTCGAGAACCCGACCGTCCGCCTCGGCTACTCCGCACCGAACCAGCGTCGCGCTGACACGGTTGCTCTCATCCAGTCCTCCTGTGCAGAAGCAGGCATCACGGTTGAAGACATCGGCGCGTCCGACTTCTTCGCACCGGGCGGCGGCCTCGACACCGGTAACTACGATGCAGCCCTCTTCGCATGGTCCGGCTCCGGCCAGGTCGTCTCGGGCCGTAACATCTACCACACCGATGGTCAGCAGAACTGGCACGGCTGGTCCAACGAGACCGTCGACGCCGAGTGGGACAAGATCCTTGGATCGCTCGACCCCGAGGTCTGGCTCGAGTCCAAGACCATCATTGAGGAAGAGCTCTGGAACGACCTCTTCGGTCTCCCGCTCTACGCTCACCCGGGTATTGCAGCACACACCACTGGCCTGCAGAACGTTGAGCGCAACGTCACTCAGTCCGGCGTCGTGTGGAACGCTGAAGAGTGGACCTGGTAG
- a CDS encoding ABC transporter permease, whose product MILFFASVLVYGLVVHSGDPLADLRESNDQNRENRMAQRTAQMRLDEPWVVRYGDWLRGIAGCLRLQCDFGENRSGQSVNDLLALAAGSTIRLVLLATILGIVVGIFLGLMAAIRQYSGFDYSVTAIAFIFYSLPSFVFAVLLKEFGAIRFNDWLGAPTFNIIFVILVGLIFALFCQAIVAGTPKKRLLVGGVSFAAAVVILLVVDATNWIREPISGLWMPIVMAIAASVLFISLLANFGNKRAVLSVGGSAAAMLILVIVFQGQLEDPTWSLLGGLLIAGIVLAVAISQVFGGYAKRSITWASIWTVVSIGFAVVVDFLCRHWSDYIDMRGRPISTIGSESPNFRGADDFWLQLMDTSTHLILPTLSLTLMSIASYTRYTRSSMLEVLGQDYVRTARAKGLPEHTVMSRHAFRNALLPVTTIVAFDFAGLIGGAVITEKVFGWKGMGELFETALKQVDPDPVMAFFLVTGGIAVLMNMFADLLYAYIDPRIRR is encoded by the coding sequence ATGATTCTTTTTTTCGCATCGGTCCTGGTGTACGGGCTTGTTGTCCACTCGGGCGACCCCCTCGCGGATCTGCGTGAATCGAATGATCAGAACCGCGAAAACCGAATGGCTCAACGCACCGCGCAGATGCGACTCGATGAGCCATGGGTAGTACGCTACGGCGACTGGTTACGCGGAATAGCCGGTTGTCTCCGACTGCAGTGTGACTTCGGCGAGAACAGGAGCGGCCAGAGCGTTAACGACTTGCTCGCCCTCGCCGCCGGTTCAACCATTCGTCTTGTCCTCCTCGCGACAATTCTCGGCATTGTCGTCGGTATTTTCCTTGGCCTCATGGCCGCGATCCGCCAGTACTCCGGTTTCGACTACTCGGTTACCGCGATCGCCTTTATCTTCTACTCGCTGCCCTCGTTCGTGTTCGCAGTTCTCCTCAAGGAATTCGGTGCGATCCGCTTCAATGACTGGTTGGGCGCGCCAACATTCAACATAATCTTTGTCATTCTCGTCGGCTTGATATTCGCTTTGTTCTGTCAGGCGATTGTTGCCGGCACCCCCAAGAAGCGACTGCTGGTCGGTGGCGTATCGTTTGCTGCCGCCGTTGTCATCCTCCTTGTTGTTGATGCAACCAACTGGATTCGTGAACCAATCTCGGGCCTGTGGATGCCGATCGTCATGGCTATTGCGGCATCGGTGCTGTTTATTAGCCTCCTCGCCAACTTCGGCAACAAGCGGGCAGTCCTCTCCGTCGGCGGTTCGGCTGCCGCGATGCTTATCCTCGTCATCGTTTTCCAGGGACAGCTGGAAGACCCCACCTGGTCGCTACTCGGTGGTCTTCTTATCGCAGGCATCGTTCTCGCGGTCGCTATTTCCCAGGTCTTCGGTGGTTACGCCAAGCGCTCCATTACGTGGGCAAGTATTTGGACCGTCGTTTCGATCGGCTTTGCCGTTGTCGTCGACTTCCTTTGCCGTCACTGGTCCGATTACATCGACATGCGCGGACGCCCGATCTCCACGATCGGCTCCGAGTCCCCGAACTTCCGCGGCGCCGATGACTTCTGGCTCCAGCTCATGGACACCTCAACGCACCTCATCCTCCCGACGCTGTCGCTGACACTCATGTCGATCGCGTCCTACACGAGGTACACCCGTTCCTCGATGCTTGAGGTACTCGGCCAGGACTACGTCCGCACCGCACGTGCGAAGGGCCTTCCGGAGCACACGGTTATGTCCAGGCACGCTTTCCGTAACGCGCTTCTTCCCGTGACCACGATCGTCGCTTTCGACTTCGCAGGGCTTATCGGTGGCGCCGTTATTACGGAGAAGGTCTTCGGCTGGAAGGGCATGGGTGAGCTGTTCGAAACGGCTCTGAAGCAGGTTGACCCTGATCCCGTCATGGCTTTCTTCCTCGTGACCGGCGGTATTGCTGTCCTCATGAACATGTTCGCCGACCTTCTGTACGCGTACATCGACCCCAGGATCAGAAGGTGA
- a CDS encoding ABC transporter permease — MENTDPKAHMAAVGDFNAAELDDEVLDSTTNKSYSQGQLVLRRFLRHRAAMISLFIFLFIVVMAFTSIGFGPVPGWWKYDYTSTHDIVNGGAPTLGWFTVGEHPFGQDNVGKDYFALIMRGTQRSIIIAFIVGIVSTLIGTLIGALSGYLRGWVESVLMRLTDLFIVIPLLLLAAVVGQLASERLNGGIVMLALLLGFLSWTGLARLVRGEVLSLREREFVYAAQALGASTPRIIIKHILPNCLGTIIVSATLAISAAILLETSLSFLGFGVRAPDTSLGLLISQYQQKFSTQPWLFYWPAGLILAIALSVNFIGDGLRDAFDPRQKGKAKKIKSKKAEAKA; from the coding sequence ATGGAAAACACTGATCCTAAGGCCCACATGGCCGCAGTGGGCGACTTTAATGCGGCAGAGCTCGACGATGAGGTCTTGGACTCGACAACAAACAAATCCTACTCGCAGGGCCAGCTCGTCCTGCGCCGCTTCCTTCGCCACCGCGCTGCGATGATCTCGCTGTTCATCTTCCTCTTCATCGTCGTCATGGCGTTCACCTCGATCGGCTTCGGGCCCGTCCCCGGCTGGTGGAAGTACGACTACACCTCGACGCACGACATCGTTAATGGAGGCGCCCCGACGCTTGGCTGGTTCACCGTTGGTGAGCACCCGTTCGGCCAGGACAACGTCGGTAAGGACTACTTCGCGCTCATCATGCGCGGAACCCAGCGCTCGATCATTATCGCGTTCATCGTCGGTATCGTATCGACCCTCATCGGCACCCTGATCGGTGCTCTCTCGGGTTACCTGCGCGGCTGGGTCGAGTCCGTTCTCATGCGCCTCACTGACCTCTTCATCGTTATCCCGCTGCTCCTCCTCGCAGCTGTCGTTGGTCAGCTTGCCAGCGAGAGGCTCAACGGTGGTATCGTGATGCTCGCGTTACTTCTCGGCTTCCTGTCATGGACAGGTCTCGCCCGTCTTGTTCGAGGCGAAGTGCTTTCGCTACGAGAACGAGAATTCGTGTATGCGGCGCAGGCGCTTGGCGCCTCCACGCCCCGCATCATCATCAAGCACATCCTCCCGAACTGCCTCGGTACGATCATCGTCTCCGCGACGCTCGCTATCTCCGCAGCAATTCTTCTTGAGACCTCGCTGTCGTTCCTCGGGTTCGGCGTCCGCGCCCCTGACACGTCGCTTGGCCTGCTGATCTCCCAGTACCAGCAGAAGTTCTCAACGCAGCCGTGGCTGTTCTACTGGCCGGCTGGCCTGATCCTCGCCATCGCGCTCAGCGTGAACTTCATTGGTGACGGTCTGCGTGACGCCTTCGACCCCCGCCAGAAGGGCAAGGCAAAGAAGATTAAGTCAAAGAAAGCTGAGGCGAAGGCATGA
- a CDS encoding PH domain-containing protein translates to MNEPIYRLRSTGQYTKLVLLLFFFLFIVVSLYLDPYSEGFFPPLIFALGGILVAYVFFYQPHVLLTRDGITAANWFFDRSVSWKDYDQLDMRYGMYIMSEGGHSDAVSSYPGTGGIAKGREQLSPSSPLAKTQKQEKYIRIHESGQYNHTASQKEASSLINLIRPGFSSGRFSCHRTGVRRDSCSV, encoded by the coding sequence ATGAACGAACCGATTTACAGGCTGCGGTCAACGGGACAGTACACGAAGCTGGTACTGCTTCTCTTTTTCTTCCTTTTTATCGTTGTCTCGCTGTACCTTGACCCGTACTCGGAGGGATTCTTTCCCCCGCTGATCTTCGCGCTCGGTGGGATTCTCGTTGCCTACGTGTTTTTCTACCAGCCCCACGTCCTGCTGACCCGGGACGGGATCACGGCCGCGAATTGGTTCTTTGATCGCTCGGTCTCCTGGAAGGACTACGACCAGCTCGACATGCGGTACGGCATGTACATCATGTCCGAGGGCGGTCACTCGGATGCTGTGAGCTCCTACCCCGGTACCGGTGGTATCGCGAAGGGCCGCGAACAGCTCAGCCCCTCCTCGCCTCTCGCTAAGACCCAAAAGCAGGAGAAGTACATTCGCATTCATGAATCCGGGCAGTACAACCACACCGCTTCCCAGAAGGAAGCTTCTTCACTCATCAACCTGATTCGGCCTGGGTTTAGTTCCGGCCGTTTTTCCTGTCACCGGACTGGTGTCAGGCGGGATTCTTGTTCAGTGTAG
- a CDS encoding ABC transporter ATP-binding protein, translating into MIFGKKKSDKDTEQVNRAGSTEIVKVHEKTDTPVLSFGDLDVQFATEFGRVHAVRGVDIDIHPGEVVALVGESGSGKSVTSMSALGLLPGNAKVEGEISVAGHKVRSMSSRGWRRLRGTDIAMVFQEPMTALNPVLTVGRQITEALELHEIAFGSAAEARAVELLRMVGIDNPEERVEQYPHEMSGGQRQRVVIAIAISCNPAVIVADEPTTALDVTVQADILDLLRSLKDKLNTGILLITHSMGVVADMADRVHVMFRGNIVESGSVTEVLNSPKHPYTQRLLTAVPHLGQGRQQFGLKELDRKAFDSAKTVLEVNDLVVEYDVWGKEPFRAVDNVSFDVAEREIVGLVGESGSGKSTIGKTILGLQPAAEGEIKLFGEPMLGRSKQEQQAVRKSVGVVFQDPAASLNPRFPVGDCIAEPYVVHKEGSKKEQQKRVYELLDAVQLPASTFNRFPHELSGGQRQRVCIARALALNPTLLIADEPTSALDVSVQATVLRMLAELQDEFGFACLFISHDLAVVDLMANRVVVLQNGEVVEQGLCADVLHNPKEEYTKRLIAAAPVPEPVEQKRRREERHALLREFGEDISELRI; encoded by the coding sequence ATGATCTTCGGTAAGAAGAAGTCCGACAAGGACACCGAGCAGGTAAACCGTGCCGGGTCGACCGAGATCGTCAAGGTTCACGAGAAGACGGACACCCCGGTTCTTTCGTTCGGCGATCTTGACGTCCAGTTCGCCACCGAGTTTGGTCGTGTCCACGCCGTCCGCGGTGTCGACATTGATATCCATCCGGGCGAAGTGGTGGCACTCGTTGGTGAGTCCGGTTCCGGTAAGTCCGTGACCTCCATGTCCGCACTGGGCCTCCTGCCCGGCAACGCAAAGGTGGAGGGCGAGATCTCGGTAGCGGGACACAAGGTCCGCAGCATGTCGAGCAGGGGATGGCGTCGCCTCCGCGGCACTGACATCGCCATGGTGTTCCAGGAGCCCATGACTGCCCTGAACCCCGTTCTCACGGTCGGCAGGCAAATCACGGAGGCCCTTGAGCTTCACGAGATTGCCTTCGGTAGCGCCGCTGAGGCACGTGCCGTTGAGCTACTCCGCATGGTTGGTATCGACAACCCGGAAGAGCGAGTGGAACAGTACCCGCACGAGATGTCGGGCGGTCAGCGCCAGCGCGTTGTTATCGCTATTGCGATCTCCTGTAACCCCGCAGTCATCGTTGCCGACGAGCCGACCACGGCTCTCGACGTGACCGTCCAGGCCGATATCCTCGACCTGCTGCGTTCGCTCAAGGACAAGCTCAACACCGGCATTCTCCTCATCACCCACTCCATGGGCGTTGTGGCTGACATGGCGGACCGCGTGCACGTCATGTTCCGCGGCAACATCGTCGAGTCCGGCTCGGTGACCGAGGTTCTTAACAGCCCGAAGCACCCCTACACGCAGCGTCTCCTGACCGCGGTCCCGCACCTTGGACAGGGCCGTCAGCAGTTCGGACTGAAGGAGCTCGACCGGAAGGCATTCGACTCCGCGAAGACGGTCCTCGAGGTCAACGACCTCGTTGTCGAATACGACGTGTGGGGCAAGGAGCCCTTCCGCGCCGTCGACAATGTGTCCTTCGACGTCGCCGAACGCGAGATCGTCGGCCTCGTTGGTGAGTCCGGCTCAGGTAAGTCCACGATCGGTAAGACGATCCTCGGACTTCAGCCGGCCGCCGAAGGCGAGATCAAACTGTTCGGTGAGCCGATGCTCGGTCGTTCCAAGCAGGAGCAGCAGGCGGTACGCAAGTCCGTCGGCGTGGTCTTCCAGGATCCCGCCGCCTCGCTCAACCCCAGGTTCCCGGTCGGTGACTGTATCGCCGAACCCTACGTTGTGCATAAGGAAGGTTCGAAGAAGGAACAGCAGAAGCGCGTCTATGAGCTCCTGGATGCTGTCCAGCTACCCGCATCAACCTTCAACAGGTTCCCGCACGAGCTTTCTGGTGGTCAGCGCCAGCGCGTCTGTATCGCTCGCGCTCTTGCGCTGAACCCGACCCTGCTGATTGCGGATGAGCCGACCTCGGCTCTTGACGTCTCGGTCCAGGCAACGGTCCTTCGCATGCTAGCTGAGCTTCAGGACGAGTTCGGCTTTGCCTGCCTCTTCATCTCCCACGACCTCGCAGTCGTTGACCTCATGGCCAACCGCGTTGTCGTCCTCCAGAACGGTGAAGTTGTCGAGCAGGGTCTCTGCGCCGACGTGCTCCACAACCCCAAGGAGGAGTACACGAAGCGCCTTATCGCCGCGGCCCCGGTTCCGGAGCCTGTCGAGCAGAAGCGTCGCCGCGAAGAACGCCACGCACTCCTGCGCGAGTTCGGTGAAGACATCTCCGAGCTGAGGATCTAA
- a CDS encoding IS3 family transposase (programmed frameshift) has product MPRKYDPELKQRAVRMVSEALPDHPTRTAAVRHVADLLGVGAEALRTWHRQAEVDQGKRPGVTTDLVAENKRLERENAELRKANEVLKAASIFFAKGTRPATDEMIAFIDTYRDRFGVEFLCATLRGAVRGFITSRGYRAAKSRPPSARQLKDELLIPEIQRLHEEHYSVYGRRKMHALLKRQGWDIGRDQTHRLMKLADVEGVRRSKKAFTTIPDSGLALPGDLVERRFVADRPNQLWVCDITYVATWSGFAYVSFIIDVFARRIAGWNVASTLKADVLPLQALEMAAWQNGGDLDGVIHHSDHGSNYMSLVYTSRVNELGAKPSTGTVGDSFDNAMAESVNALYKAELIRQRGPWKTVEEVELATLEYVWWWNNKRLHGELGYRSPLEVEDAYYTEQESRLTPVR; this is encoded by the exons ATGCCCAGAAAGTATGACCCCGAACTGAAGCAGCGTGCGGTGCGGATGGTTTCCGAGGCACTTCCCGATCACCCCACTCGCACAGCCGCGGTCCGTCATGTCGCGGACCTGCTCGGGGTAGGCGCAGAGGCCCTGCGAACCTGGCACCGGCAGGCCGAAGTCGACCAAGGTAAAAGGCCCGGCGTGACGACCGACTTAGTCGCAGAGAATAAACGACTGGAGCGTGAGAACGCTGAGCTGCGCAAGGCTAACGAGGTGCTTAAAGCTGCGAGTATATTTTTCGCGA AAGGAACTCGACCGGCCACGGACGAAATGATCGCTTTCATCGATACTTATCGTGATCGTTTCGGAGTTGAGTTCCTCTGCGCCACGCTTCGTGGAGCAGTCCGTGGATTTATCACCTCTCGTGGATACCGTGCCGCGAAGAGCCGGCCCCCGTCAGCCCGTCAGCTGAAAGACGAGCTGCTGATCCCAGAAATCCAGCGCCTGCACGAAGAGCATTACAGCGTCTACGGACGACGCAAGATGCATGCGCTCCTGAAACGACAGGGCTGGGACATCGGCCGCGATCAGACCCACAGGCTCATGAAACTCGCCGACGTTGAAGGTGTTCGCAGGTCGAAGAAGGCTTTCACCACGATCCCTGATTCCGGCTTAGCGCTGCCCGGGGACCTGGTGGAGCGCCGGTTTGTTGCTGACCGACCTAACCAATTGTGGGTCTGCGACATCACCTATGTCGCCACCTGGTCCGGGTTCGCCTACGTCTCTTTCATCATCGACGTCTTCGCTCGTCGTATCGCCGGCTGGAATGTTGCCTCGACATTGAAAGCTGACGTGCTGCCACTGCAAGCTTTGGAGATGGCTGCCTGGCAAAACGGCGGTGACCTTGATGGAGTGATCCATCATAGCGATCACGGCTCGAACTACATGTCCCTGGTCTACACGAGCAGGGTCAATGAACTCGGCGCTAAGCCCTCTACCGGGACCGTCGGCGATAGTTTTGACAACGCGATGGCTGAATCGGTTAATGCTCTCTACAAGGCCGAACTGATTCGTCAGCGCGGGCCGTGGAAGACCGTGGAAGAAGTTGAGCTGGCAACCTTGGAATACGTGTGGTGGTGGAACAACAAACGCCTCCACGGTGAACTTGGCTACCGCAGCCCGCTCGAGGTCGAGGACGCCTACTACACTGAACAAGAATCCCGCCTGACACCAGTCCGGTGA